Proteins co-encoded in one Girardinichthys multiradiatus isolate DD_20200921_A chromosome 11, DD_fGirMul_XY1, whole genome shotgun sequence genomic window:
- the LOC124876775 gene encoding uncharacterized protein LOC124876775, which translates to MQLYSALHAMDKRPSKYTLKSKKRTLPGPWRASRKRSGSAPGQQAAERLFMTHGQAAQRPDTTRITECICLKLLKEYQQARNRPKDCKGKVLPIPQSIVQTYCHVKQLQQDKTNLLLVTINNTTVCAWLHGRQKRTDRDTLLRGVQLPQKVSVAENSLPDPRQLPSIPVEHGHKCMEFQEPENREGEAVIRPRVGGKTGSSKHCPKTVLSFARSLFTRPSSYLLLIPLYSPTTANPRPLTRSEPSCQLSWPCMGQLTFSWSVQVNHLKWELDAAFPVRGLILRQLDLNM; encoded by the exons ATGCAACTGTATTCTGCTTTACATGCCATGGACAAGCGGCCCTCCAAATACACCCTAAAAAGTAAGAAGAGAACCTTGCCAGGACCATGGAGAGCTTCTCGGAAACGCAGTGGCTCTGCACCGGGTCAACAGGCAGCTGAAAG GCTGTTCATGACCCATGGCCAGGCTGCCCAGAGACCTGACACCACTAGAATCACTGAGTGCATTTGCCTCAAGCTACTAAAAGAATACCAACAAGCGAGGAACCGACCAaaagactgcaagggaaaagTTCTGCCCATTCCACAGTCAATTGTGCAAACCTACTGCCATGTTAAACAGCTGCAACAAGATAAGACCAACTTGTTGTTAGTCACCATCAACAACACCACAGTATGTGCCTG GCTACATGGGCGACAGAAAAGAACAGACCGAGACACTCTCCTGCGAGGAGTACAGCTTCCACAGAAGGTGTCTGTGGCTGAAAATTCCCTGCCAGATCCAAGACAGCTCCCCTCTATTCCTGTTGAACATGGACATAAATGCATGGAGTTTCAGGAACCTGAAAATCGTGAAGGCGAGGCAGTGATACGTCCACGCGTTGGTGGTAAAACTGGCTCTTCAAAGCATTGTCCTAAGACTGTTTTGTCATTTGCAAGGTCACTTTTCACCAGGCCCAGCTCCTACCTGCTTCTT attccacTTTACTCCCCCACCACTGCCAATCCACGACCTCTGACCCGCAGTGAACCCAGCTGTCAGCTGTCCTGGCCCTGCATGGGACAGCTTACTTTCTCCTGGTCTGTCCAAGTGAATCACCTAAAATGGGAGCTGGATGCAGCTTTTCCTGTCAGAGGACTTATTCTGAGACAACTGGACCTCAACATGTGA